A part of Balneola sp. genomic DNA contains:
- a CDS encoding NAD-dependent epimerase/dehydratase family protein, translating to MSSTTGKTAIVFGATGLVGSHLLQLLLSDDRYEKVLVFHRRSIGVTHPKLTEHTSRFEEINVWKHLIQGDELYSALGTTLKKAGTKRAQFRVDYDHQFNVAEAAAANGVSSYCLISSVGATRQSKNFYLNMKGQLDNAVKQLAFKKICILRPSFLDGNRKEKRTKEKMGLAAFNLVSLIPGIRKYRPIHAHQVAEAMINALNQQNTKDMYEADEIFELLK from the coding sequence ATGAGCAGTACAACGGGTAAAACGGCCATAGTATTTGGAGCCACGGGTTTAGTCGGATCACACCTTCTTCAGCTTTTGCTTTCTGATGACAGGTATGAGAAAGTTTTGGTTTTTCATCGGCGCTCAATAGGCGTTACTCATCCAAAGCTAACCGAACACACCAGTCGATTTGAAGAGATCAATGTTTGGAAGCACTTGATTCAGGGAGATGAACTTTATTCTGCGCTTGGTACTACTTTAAAGAAAGCAGGGACTAAAAGAGCCCAATTCAGAGTAGATTATGATCATCAATTTAATGTAGCAGAAGCGGCAGCAGCTAATGGCGTTTCTTCCTATTGCCTCATCTCTTCAGTTGGAGCTACCCGACAGTCAAAAAACTTCTATCTCAATATGAAGGGCCAGCTCGATAACGCTGTAAAACAATTAGCCTTTAAGAAAATATGCATCCTACGCCCTTCTTTTCTTGATGGTAATAGAAAGGAAAAACGGACTAAGGAAAAAATGGGGCTAGCTGCCTTTAATCTGGTTTCGTTAATACCTGGAATCAGAAAATACCGACCTATTCATGCCCATCAAGTAGCTGAGGCTATGATCAATGCTTTGAACCAGCAAAATACAAAAGACATGTATGAAGCTGACGAAATTTTTGAGCTGTTAAAATAG
- a CDS encoding oxidoreductase has translation MKTPKHWNDYELLDFGDCRKLERFGSLFVDRPEPSALVGSSQETKKWSSTSLYFNEEKGQKGNWNKQVEDFTIEYPFKEHSLKFWLSQGTFKHLGVFPEQAVNWEFLATRIEAMTRSGITPKVLNLFAYTGGASMAAALSGAKVTHVDSSKSVVNWARKNAELNGLDTIRWIVEDARSLVEKSIRRGDVYHGIIMDPPIFGMGSKGKNWKLNRDLAQLIENSLKILDHKHRFFVLNTYSPQLPKNKLDQLLKSIPGFPSQFESVFLGLKSSNGKELSLGNLIRF, from the coding sequence ATGAAAACTCCTAAACATTGGAATGATTACGAACTCCTTGATTTTGGCGATTGCAGAAAGCTAGAGCGGTTTGGTTCGCTATTTGTAGACCGACCTGAACCATCGGCTTTGGTAGGCTCTTCACAAGAGACTAAAAAATGGAGTTCAACCAGTTTGTATTTCAATGAAGAAAAAGGGCAAAAAGGTAATTGGAATAAACAAGTAGAGGATTTTACTATTGAATATCCTTTCAAGGAGCATTCTTTAAAATTTTGGCTGAGCCAGGGCACTTTTAAACATCTTGGTGTGTTTCCTGAACAAGCTGTGAATTGGGAGTTTCTTGCTACGAGAATTGAGGCTATGACCCGTTCCGGGATTACCCCAAAAGTTCTTAACCTTTTTGCTTATACAGGTGGTGCAAGCATGGCGGCGGCTCTTTCCGGTGCAAAAGTCACCCATGTCGATTCCTCGAAAAGTGTGGTTAATTGGGCCAGAAAAAATGCGGAATTAAATGGATTGGATACCATTCGATGGATTGTTGAGGATGCAAGGAGTCTTGTGGAAAAATCCATTCGTAGAGGAGACGTCTACCATGGTATTATTATGGATCCGCCGATTTTTGGAATGGGTTCGAAAGGTAAAAATTGGAAGTTAAACCGCGACCTTGCTCAATTAATAGAAAACAGTCTCAAGATCCTGGACCATAAGCATCGGTTCTTCGTTCTAAATACCTATTCTCCCCAGCTTCCCAAAAATAAACTTGACCAACTTTTAAAAAGCATCCCAGGATTTCCGTCTCAATTCGAGAGTGTATTCCTGGGGTTGAAAAGCAGTAACGGAAAAGAGCTTAGCTTAGGAAACCTGATCCGGTTTTGA
- the nadA gene encoding quinolinate synthase NadA, with protein MDVLDILEIESDVSLPERYSTLSVQEMEQRVREIKNNFGSRLFIPGHHYQKDEVIQFADARGDSLKLAQICADMPDAEYIVFCGVHFMAETADMLTKQNQKVILPDLRAGCSMADMADIDQTEKGWEKMQAIWGDTILPLTYVNSTAAIKGFVGKHGGACVTSGNVKKMLEWAFTQKERILFLPDQHLGRNTAYDLGIPLEHMAVYAPLTQSFEYEGEWEDVKVILWKGHCSVHEKFNVQHVENLRKKDPEINIIVHPECTFDVVQASDYAGSTNYIIDTIKNAPAGTKWAIGTEMNLVNRIIDEHPDKEIVSLNPFMCPCLTMNRIDLPHLLWSLEKLEQGEVVNHITVSEEVTKNAVLSLERMLQLS; from the coding sequence ATGGACGTATTAGATATTTTAGAAATTGAATCCGATGTTTCCCTTCCTGAGAGATATTCCACGCTTTCTGTGCAGGAAATGGAACAACGTGTTAGAGAGATAAAAAACAATTTCGGATCTCGACTATTTATCCCGGGCCATCATTATCAAAAGGATGAGGTCATTCAATTTGCTGACGCCCGCGGCGACTCCCTAAAACTCGCTCAAATCTGTGCAGATATGCCAGATGCCGAGTATATCGTTTTCTGTGGAGTACACTTCATGGCCGAAACGGCAGATATGCTTACCAAGCAAAATCAGAAGGTAATTTTACCTGACCTACGCGCCGGCTGTTCTATGGCCGATATGGCTGATATTGACCAAACCGAAAAGGGCTGGGAGAAAATGCAAGCTATCTGGGGAGATACTATCCTTCCTCTTACCTATGTGAATTCCACAGCAGCCATTAAAGGATTTGTGGGAAAACATGGAGGCGCATGCGTGACCTCCGGAAATGTGAAAAAAATGTTGGAGTGGGCTTTCACTCAAAAAGAACGCATCCTTTTCTTACCCGACCAGCACCTTGGGAGAAATACTGCTTATGATTTAGGAATACCGTTGGAACACATGGCCGTTTATGCTCCTCTCACTCAAAGTTTTGAGTATGAGGGTGAATGGGAAGATGTTAAGGTGATTCTTTGGAAAGGCCACTGCTCGGTACACGAGAAGTTTAATGTGCAGCATGTCGAGAATTTGAGAAAAAAAGATCCTGAGATAAACATTATTGTCCATCCTGAATGCACCTTCGATGTAGTTCAGGCATCCGACTATGCCGGTTCAACAAATTACATTATCGATACCATCAAGAATGCTCCCGCTGGAACAAAGTGGGCCATTGGTACAGAGATGAACCTGGTAAACCGGATTATTGATGAGCATCCTGACAAAGAGATTGTTTCTCTGAATCCTTTCATGTGCCCGTGCCTGACCATGAACCGGATTGATCTTCCACATCTATTATGGAGCCTCGAAAAACTGGAACAAGGTGAAGTAGTAAACCACATTACGGTCTCTGAAGAAGTAACTAAAAATGCGGTTCTTTCTTTAGAGAGGATGCTTCAGCTTAGTTAG
- a CDS encoding RNA polymerase sigma factor has product MNSNMHSVSHSDFIQLLKPHYNDLVNYCRALCSGSSKAEAEDVLQQSLLKAYENISSLRDSKRFRSWIFQIVTRSFYDAVRRPFWNRFVSLSSEDGKEAFQVFEDNFFEDHQLLIGVLSRLEKKERAALLLFEIGGFSIKEITHLQNEKSESTVKSRLSRTRKKLKEIMEQLEGDGRVIPKSITSSKQKPFKDLYHETSTIIKEINSMG; this is encoded by the coding sequence ATGAATTCTAATATGCATTCTGTGTCACATTCTGATTTTATTCAATTACTGAAACCGCACTACAATGATCTGGTGAATTATTGCCGGGCTTTGTGCTCAGGCTCATCAAAAGCTGAAGCTGAAGATGTACTTCAACAATCGTTGTTAAAGGCCTATGAAAACATTAGTTCATTAAGGGACTCAAAGCGCTTCAGAAGCTGGATTTTTCAGATAGTTACCCGAAGTTTTTACGATGCTGTTCGCCGACCGTTTTGGAACAGGTTTGTGTCGCTTTCATCCGAAGATGGAAAAGAAGCCTTTCAGGTGTTTGAAGACAATTTTTTCGAAGATCATCAACTCTTGATTGGTGTACTATCCAGACTCGAGAAAAAAGAACGGGCAGCCTTGCTGCTTTTCGAGATAGGCGGGTTTTCCATAAAGGAAATCACTCACCTGCAAAACGAAAAAAGCGAATCGACAGTAAAATCCCGGTTAAGTCGTACCCGGAAAAAGTTGAAGGAAATCATGGAGCAATTAGAAGGAGATGGAAGGGTGATACCCAAGTCTATCACCTCAAGCAAACAGAAACCATTCAAGGATCTTTACCATGAAACCTCAACCATCATCAAAGAAATCAACTCAATGGGGTGA
- a CDS encoding pyrroloquinoline quinone biosynthesis protein PqqB: protein MKLSLFFITAFLLSCSQPPNESESPSPQFITVLGIAQDAGFPQAGCENINCMQFWEGKTEQRYATSLGLVDSETNQQWMFEATPDFKFQLHELQKASGQKELSGIFVTHAHIGHYAGLMHLGREVMGANLMPVYLMPRMSLYLHENGPWSQLIALENISPIGQAADSTIQISESLSVTPFLVPHRDEFSETVGYRIESENKKVLFIPDINKWDIWDRSIVEEISNVDYAFLDATFFDSNELPGRDMSEIPHPFVEESLELFKDLDDSEKAKIIFIHFNHTNPLILNGMERRQVENLGYKVAFEGMRIEL from the coding sequence ATGAAACTAAGCCTTTTTTTTATTACAGCTTTTCTACTAAGTTGTTCTCAACCTCCAAACGAGAGCGAATCTCCCTCCCCTCAATTCATCACTGTACTTGGCATCGCACAAGATGCTGGCTTTCCACAGGCTGGTTGTGAAAATATAAATTGTATGCAGTTTTGGGAGGGAAAGACAGAGCAACGATATGCTACTAGTTTAGGATTAGTCGATTCCGAAACCAACCAACAATGGATGTTTGAGGCAACCCCTGATTTCAAATTTCAGCTACATGAACTTCAAAAAGCTTCCGGTCAAAAAGAACTTTCCGGAATATTTGTTACTCATGCTCATATTGGGCATTATGCGGGCTTAATGCATCTGGGAAGAGAAGTAATGGGAGCAAACCTCATGCCCGTTTATCTTATGCCTCGAATGAGCCTATATCTTCATGAAAACGGGCCATGGAGTCAGTTGATCGCCCTTGAAAACATAAGCCCTATTGGTCAGGCAGCCGATTCCACCATTCAAATTTCCGAATCTCTTTCTGTTACTCCTTTTTTAGTTCCTCATCGGGATGAGTTTTCTGAAACGGTTGGATATCGAATTGAGTCAGAGAACAAAAAGGTGCTGTTTATTCCCGACATCAATAAATGGGATATCTGGGATCGGAGCATTGTAGAAGAAATTTCTAACGTTGATTATGCTTTTCTGGATGCTACCTTTTTTGATTCCAACGAACTCCCTGGAAGAGATATGAGTGAAATTCCGCATCCCTTTGTTGAAGAAAGCCTGGAGCTTTTTAAAGATTTGGATGATTCAGAAAAAGCCAAAATCATCTTCATTCACTTCAACCACACCAACCCGTTAATCCTGAATGGAATGGAGCGTAGGCAAGTAGAAAATCTGGGATATAAAGTAGCATTTGAAGGAATGCGAATTGAATTATAG
- a CDS encoding class C beta-lactamase-related serine hydrolase: MKKIALILSTCFLSITLQAQTYYPGTWGNWEKKTPEELGLDPDSIQSAVEYAQAMETSNPRNMEVNHYQTFGREPFGDGIGPFKERGDQTGIIIKNGYIIAEWGEPYRVDMTHSVAKTVLSTTVGLAYDKGLIRDVHDKVGPYMAPIHLMEFDANEPKTEEFGESKFIEPFTGEHNSKITWNHLLRQTSDWEGTLFGKPDWADRPTGDRSTWMTRERNEPGTVYEYNDVRVNLLALATLNVFREPLPQIFRENVMNKIGGSPTWRWYGYETSWVVIDGRPIQSVSGGGHWGGGVYISARDQARLGYLLLRNGEWNGEQIISEEWLEMARTPTEANPGYGFMNFFLNGNQEGLPSAPETSVRHLGAGTNMVYVDYENDLVIVARWIRGSAMDGIVRRVLNAHK, from the coding sequence ATGAAAAAAATTGCTCTCATCCTTTCAACCTGTTTTCTTTCGATTACTCTACAGGCACAAACCTATTACCCCGGAACATGGGGGAACTGGGAAAAGAAAACGCCTGAAGAGCTTGGCCTAGATCCTGATTCCATCCAAAGCGCTGTTGAATATGCACAGGCAATGGAGACGTCCAACCCAAGAAACATGGAAGTGAATCACTATCAAACCTTTGGCCGTGAGCCTTTTGGAGATGGGATAGGACCATTTAAAGAAAGAGGTGATCAAACCGGAATCATCATAAAAAACGGGTACATCATAGCAGAATGGGGAGAGCCCTATCGGGTAGATATGACCCATAGCGTTGCAAAAACTGTTCTCTCAACAACGGTTGGCCTTGCTTATGACAAAGGATTAATCAGAGATGTACATGATAAAGTTGGCCCCTATATGGCCCCCATTCACTTGATGGAGTTTGATGCAAATGAACCAAAAACTGAAGAGTTTGGAGAGTCTAAGTTTATTGAGCCGTTTACAGGAGAACATAATTCAAAAATCACCTGGAATCACTTGCTTCGTCAAACTTCAGACTGGGAAGGAACACTGTTCGGTAAACCGGACTGGGCAGACCGACCAACTGGAGACCGCTCAACCTGGATGACACGTGAAAGAAATGAACCTGGAACTGTTTATGAATACAATGATGTAAGAGTAAACCTTCTTGCGCTGGCCACTCTTAATGTATTCAGAGAGCCCTTACCTCAGATATTCAGAGAGAACGTGATGAACAAGATTGGCGGATCGCCTACCTGGCGCTGGTATGGGTATGAAACTTCTTGGGTGGTAATAGATGGACGACCTATCCAAAGTGTAAGCGGTGGAGGCCATTGGGGAGGTGGAGTATATATTAGTGCGAGAGATCAGGCCCGCCTGGGTTACTTACTACTTAGAAATGGAGAATGGAATGGAGAACAAATCATTTCTGAGGAGTGGTTGGAAATGGCTCGAACTCCAACAGAAGCAAACCCTGGCTATGGCTTTATGAATTTCTTTCTAAATGGAAACCAGGAAGGCCTACCAAGTGCACCTGAAACTTCTGTCCGACATCTTGGTGCAGGTACCAATATGGTGTATGTGGATTATGAGAATGACCTTGTAATTGTCGCGCGCTGGATTAGGGGCTCAGCAATGGACGGAATTGTTCGGCGGGTACTTAATGCCCATAAATAG
- a CDS encoding TonB-dependent receptor: MKPYLVLLILFVVGSQVVFAQSEERKGSISGLIVDAQTLEPLIGVNVLIEKTQTGAASDLDGKFSIPDVDAGIYNLVVRYLGFETKTIPDVIVGSNRDQYLEIKLVPSTIQGEEITVSSGYFSETRSDGIGRVSFSPEELRRSPGAAQDLGRVLNALPSVVSLGETSQDLLVRGGSPSENGNYIDNIPLPNIRHFRTQGGQSAGPLGIVNTELVSDIEFSAGGFSSKYGNHLSSVSDISYRDGNSERFRGELGVNMAGFVVNLDGPLSEKTSYLVSARRSYLDLIADAIDAGGAPSFADGQFKLTHNLDKKNKLTFLNIYGTSLFENDLEEAFDEGFPDAISNENTQNTTGVNWRHLWNSGYTNTSLSYSFRDQNQLLTDVLTSETSTDLDAREAMVALRSISYFRLTPSQSVEFGVEVQAEQNDFDYFIAAERNQSGENQPDFSRNDEVNGTLSSAFASYSLQVTDQLSTTFGARATYNSYNEDVNLAPRFNSRYQLSDRLGLNVAAGIYYQAVPRYLISQNANLADLKSTRADHIIAGIDYLLSNDTKLTIDVYNKEYRNAPVLPEVNSIGDRSYVLDAFSQFYNTLEDDGRAYSRGVEVLIQKKLAVDFYGMVSASFFRTRYEDYTGTWQDREYDNQYLFSVIGGYRPNDLWEVSVRWSLLGGRAYTPIDATESANGNSEVLDVARFNEERYPAYHSLYTRVDRRFFMKKTNLVVFLEVWNAYNQSNVETDFWNVRTQQIDRSTQFNLLPVSGVKFEF; this comes from the coding sequence ATGAAACCTTATTTAGTATTATTGATTCTTTTTGTAGTTGGCTCTCAGGTTGTGTTTGCACAATCAGAAGAGCGCAAGGGCTCCATCTCCGGATTAATAGTGGATGCCCAAACCCTTGAACCTCTTATCGGGGTAAATGTACTTATTGAAAAAACACAAACCGGAGCCGCCTCCGATCTTGATGGTAAATTCTCCATCCCTGATGTAGATGCAGGTATATATAATCTGGTTGTTCGATATTTAGGTTTCGAAACCAAAACCATTCCGGATGTAATTGTGGGCTCCAACAGAGACCAATACCTGGAGATAAAACTTGTTCCATCTACTATTCAAGGGGAAGAAATCACTGTTTCATCTGGTTACTTCTCTGAGACCAGGTCAGATGGAATAGGGCGCGTTTCCTTTTCTCCCGAAGAACTACGTAGATCGCCAGGAGCCGCCCAGGATTTGGGGAGAGTATTGAATGCACTTCCAAGTGTGGTTTCTCTGGGCGAAACCAGCCAGGATTTATTAGTTCGAGGCGGAAGCCCTTCAGAAAACGGAAACTATATCGATAACATCCCATTGCCTAATATCCGACACTTCCGTACGCAAGGTGGCCAGTCTGCTGGTCCATTAGGAATTGTAAATACAGAATTAGTTTCTGATATCGAGTTCTCTGCAGGTGGGTTTTCTTCAAAATATGGAAACCATCTTTCTTCCGTATCGGATATCAGCTACCGTGATGGAAACTCAGAACGTTTTCGAGGAGAGCTAGGGGTTAATATGGCTGGATTTGTCGTTAACCTGGATGGCCCACTTTCTGAAAAAACCAGTTATCTGGTCTCCGCGAGAAGAAGCTATCTTGACCTAATAGCAGATGCTATTGATGCTGGGGGAGCACCTTCTTTTGCTGATGGTCAGTTTAAGCTCACTCATAACCTCGATAAAAAGAATAAGCTTACCTTCTTGAATATTTATGGCACTAGCTTATTTGAAAATGACCTTGAAGAAGCCTTTGATGAGGGTTTTCCGGATGCCATCAGTAACGAGAATACACAAAATACCACCGGCGTAAACTGGAGACACCTTTGGAACTCGGGTTATACTAATACCTCCCTCTCCTATTCATTTAGAGATCAAAATCAGCTACTCACGGATGTACTTACTTCTGAAACCTCCACCGATTTAGATGCCCGTGAAGCTATGGTTGCACTTAGATCAATAAGCTATTTCCGACTTACTCCCAGTCAATCCGTGGAGTTTGGAGTAGAGGTTCAGGCGGAGCAAAACGATTTCGATTACTTTATTGCAGCAGAAAGAAATCAATCTGGTGAAAACCAACCTGACTTTTCCAGAAACGACGAGGTAAATGGGACATTAAGTTCTGCTTTTGCATCCTACTCTCTTCAAGTAACCGACCAGCTTTCTACTACTTTTGGTGCGAGAGCTACTTATAACTCTTATAATGAAGATGTAAACCTAGCCCCAAGATTCAATTCTCGTTACCAGCTTAGTGATCGCTTAGGATTAAACGTTGCCGCCGGAATCTATTACCAGGCTGTACCCAGATACTTGATTTCTCAAAATGCGAATCTGGCCGATTTAAAAAGTACAAGAGCTGATCATATTATTGCAGGAATCGACTACTTATTAAGCAATGACACAAAGCTAACTATCGATGTTTATAACAAAGAATACAGAAATGCTCCTGTTCTCCCTGAAGTAAACTCCATTGGAGATAGAAGCTATGTTCTGGATGCGTTTTCTCAATTCTATAATACGTTAGAAGATGATGGACGAGCATATTCCCGTGGTGTAGAAGTATTGATCCAGAAAAAACTAGCCGTAGATTTCTATGGAATGGTTTCTGCCTCCTTTTTCCGAACCAGATATGAGGATTATACCGGAACCTGGCAGGATCGGGAATATGATAACCAGTACCTGTTTAGTGTAATCGGAGGATACCGTCCCAATGATCTTTGGGAAGTAAGTGTACGTTGGAGTTTACTGGGAGGGCGTGCATATACTCCTATAGATGCCACTGAATCTGCTAATGGAAACTCAGAAGTATTAGATGTTGCCAGGTTTAATGAGGAGCGTTATCCAGCCTATCATTCTCTTTATACCCGCGTGGACAGACGCTTCTTCATGAAGAAAACCAACCTTGTAGTATTCCTCGAAGTTTGGAATGCTTATAACCAGTCCAATGTAGAAACAGACTTTTGGAACGTTAGAACTCAGCAAATAGATCGGTCTACACAGTTTAACTTGTTACCGGTTAGTGGTGTGAAGTTTGAATTCTAG
- a CDS encoding nuclear transport factor 2 family protein, with translation MNQLMDEGKLLEAFDTYYHENSVKVEGNGEVVEGKAANREFQVQWLESIEEFHGGGVTALAEDPENGTVIMESWADVSFKGGGRMKIEEVEVQTWEDGLITHIRFYYDSSKMGG, from the coding sequence ATGAACCAGTTAATGGATGAAGGTAAGTTGCTGGAAGCTTTTGATACCTATTACCACGAAAACTCTGTGAAGGTAGAGGGAAACGGAGAAGTTGTAGAAGGAAAAGCAGCAAACCGAGAATTTCAGGTTCAGTGGTTAGAGAGTATAGAAGAATTTCACGGCGGAGGAGTAACTGCTTTGGCTGAAGACCCGGAAAATGGAACAGTAATAATGGAATCCTGGGCTGATGTTAGCTTCAAAGGCGGGGGAAGAATGAAAATCGAGGAAGTAGAAGTACAAACCTGGGAAGACGGGCTAATTACTCATATCCGCTTTTATTACGATTCCTCCAAAATGGGTGGGTAA
- a CDS encoding TonB family protein, translated as MKNLFIISFFVLGSCASTSRPMVEPTTYSKPDFNGVVGSYITTDLDAQAPDPNLILVNPSDSDFEGPKLIQPLLQQTVVKKVLNGFICPVRGKVAVAVILDSDGTVKAPQLRRGIHEECDKKAIQAVEKAYVYPAKYNGKAVAMVLTFPIEFK; from the coding sequence ATGAAAAACCTTTTTATTATATCTTTTTTTGTTTTAGGAAGTTGTGCTTCTACTTCTCGACCAATGGTTGAACCAACTACTTATTCAAAACCAGATTTTAATGGTGTAGTTGGTTCTTATATAACTACGGATTTAGATGCACAAGCGCCTGATCCAAATCTTATTCTAGTCAATCCAAGTGACTCTGATTTTGAAGGTCCGAAACTCATTCAACCTTTACTGCAGCAAACCGTTGTCAAAAAAGTGTTAAATGGATTCATTTGTCCCGTTCGTGGAAAAGTAGCCGTCGCAGTAATTTTGGATTCTGACGGGACTGTAAAAGCTCCACAACTTCGAAGAGGTATTCATGAGGAATGTGATAAAAAAGCAATTCAAGCAGTCGAGAAAGCTTATGTTTATCCGGCAAAATATAATGGTAAGGCTGTTGCCATGGTTTTAACTTTCCCTATAGAATTCAAATAG
- a CDS encoding class A beta-lactamase-related serine hydrolase, which translates to MKSSLFLLSLFITVDVIAQDYSQSIQQADSIVQAFVESTSLPGMSISVFHEDEMVWSKGYGYADVQNQIPVDPSLTKFRIGSVSKSLTAAGMGVLMQGGKLDPDELIQTYVPHFPEKEYPITVKQVAGHLAGIRHYRGNEFMSNTLYETVDKGLEIFKDDPLLFEPGTRYQYSSYGWNLISAVIAGASGEEFLPFMKEMVFDPNGMNNTVPEWSNRDIPNLTKFYVLGTYGNMEADAVDNSYKWAGGGFVGTTEDLIRFGIGMMDYEFINESVQEELMFPQETSDGRSTNYGMGWRFIENNGRFWVGHSGGSVGGSTMFLINKQDRFIIAYAINRSSVGFDNLHFKVAEAFLE; encoded by the coding sequence ATGAAGTCTTCCTTATTCCTTCTTTCTCTATTTATTACTGTTGATGTAATTGCCCAGGATTATAGCCAATCAATCCAACAAGCGGATTCTATTGTTCAAGCATTTGTAGAAAGCACTTCATTGCCAGGCATGAGTATTTCTGTATTCCACGAAGATGAGATGGTTTGGTCGAAAGGTTATGGTTATGCTGATGTTCAAAATCAAATCCCAGTTGATCCATCATTAACTAAGTTCCGCATTGGAAGTGTTTCCAAATCTCTTACTGCCGCAGGAATGGGGGTACTTATGCAGGGTGGTAAACTGGATCCCGATGAACTTATTCAAACCTATGTACCACACTTCCCTGAAAAAGAATACCCAATAACGGTGAAACAAGTAGCAGGGCATTTAGCAGGAATCCGGCACTACCGAGGAAATGAGTTCATGAGTAATACACTCTATGAAACGGTTGATAAAGGTCTCGAGATTTTTAAAGATGACCCTCTTCTTTTTGAGCCTGGTACCCGGTACCAATATTCAAGTTATGGATGGAATTTAATTAGTGCTGTTATTGCAGGTGCTTCAGGGGAGGAGTTTCTTCCTTTTATGAAAGAAATGGTTTTTGATCCAAACGGAATGAATAATACCGTTCCCGAATGGAGTAACCGAGACATTCCGAATCTGACAAAGTTTTATGTGTTGGGTACTTATGGAAATATGGAAGCCGATGCGGTTGACAACAGTTATAAATGGGCCGGCGGTGGTTTTGTTGGAACCACTGAAGATCTTATTCGATTTGGGATAGGTATGATGGATTATGAGTTCATTAATGAATCCGTCCAGGAAGAGCTAATGTTTCCGCAGGAGACAAGTGACGGACGGAGTACTAATTATGGAATGGGGTGGCGGTTCATTGAAAACAACGGGCGTTTCTGGGTCGGTCATTCCGGAGGATCCGTTGGTGGCTCAACCATGTTCCTGATCAATAAACAGGATCGTTTTATCATTGCTTATGCCATAAACCGCTCAAGCGTGGGATTTGATAACCTTCACTTTAAAGTAGCAGAAGCATTTCTTGAGTGA
- a CDS encoding DNA-binding response regulator, giving the protein MNAFLVDDEPLARDRLRSLLEHSSEFIRIMGESGTASEAIELINTHKPEVVFLDIQMPGLDGFDVVSLLEKPRPYIVFVTAYDQYAIKAFDVHALDYLTKPVRLERLQQCLNRLKDISDLKQEQAGALEKALKDQQEKPLHVITAKKGRGIHVLNLDDILYIEATEKLLYAHTPDNKYRVDGTLDHLEKRLQDGRFVRSHRSFLVNVKHVTELIPWFSGTYELKLSNNAPVPVSRRRVKEVKTQLGA; this is encoded by the coding sequence ATGAACGCATTTTTAGTTGACGACGAACCCCTGGCCAGAGACCGTCTACGTTCTCTGTTAGAACACTCAAGTGAATTTATCAGGATAATGGGTGAATCGGGTACTGCTTCCGAAGCCATTGAACTCATTAATACTCATAAGCCCGAAGTGGTTTTTCTGGATATCCAAATGCCAGGCCTTGATGGATTTGATGTCGTATCCTTACTCGAAAAACCCCGGCCTTATATTGTATTTGTTACCGCCTATGATCAATATGCCATTAAGGCTTTTGATGTTCATGCCCTCGACTACCTGACAAAACCAGTCCGCTTGGAACGTCTTCAGCAATGTTTGAACCGACTAAAAGATATCTCAGACCTAAAACAGGAACAGGCAGGTGCTCTAGAAAAAGCCCTGAAAGATCAACAGGAAAAACCTCTGCACGTAATTACCGCAAAAAAGGGTCGAGGCATACATGTGCTAAATCTGGATGACATTCTGTATATAGAAGCCACGGAAAAACTGCTGTACGCTCATACTCCTGATAACAAATACCGTGTAGATGGAACTCTAGATCATTTAGAGAAAAGGCTCCAAGATGGACGATTTGTCCGTTCTCACCGTTCATTTTTGGTCAACGTAAAACATGTGACCGAGTTGATTCCCTGGTTCTCAGGAACGTATGAGCTCAAGCTTTCCAATAATGCCCCGGTTCCCGTTTCTAGAAGACGGGTTAAAGAAGTAAAAACACAGCTTGGCGCCTAA